In Leucoraja erinacea ecotype New England chromosome 15, Leri_hhj_1, whole genome shotgun sequence, the following proteins share a genomic window:
- the sfxn4 gene encoding sideroflexin-4 isoform X4 yields the protein MEGNVDQWRREGQSFFRRFLQLVDILDPTTLLASNIKEAVKLTLSSVHPDTGNVLPTVFRVSAFAPFASPLIIAILLPHKRMKPALLCQLLFQSYSAGYNLANGNKTTCKDEKMPLNKFLLLIGAVSYTTCLGVVPQFVVSRYSFNSPAMYTFFRKILPVPVLAIASAFNVAVVRGSEFEKGVEVTDKNGNVVGISQAAGTKAVKDTAVSRAVLIGTTAAAPTMIVSYLQRTNFIRRFPHALAPIGHVTTILILGLMVPISFSLFPQMGKINKSKLEPLIQANTTEDELYYNRGL from the exons ATGGAAGGGAATGTAGATCAGTGGAGAAGGGAAGGACAG TCTTTCTTCCGTAGGTTTCTTCAATTGGTGGACATCTTGGATCCTACAACATTACTCGCATCAAAT ATTAAAGAAGCTGTGAAACTTACCCTG TCTTCAGTTCATCCAGACACGGGGAATGTGCTGCCGACAGTGTTCCGTGTTTCAG CATTCGCACCATTTGCTAGTCCTTTG ATTATAGCAATACTTCTGCCTCACAAGAGGATGAAACCAGCTTTGCTTTGCCAG CTTCTCTTTCAGTCATACAGTGCAGGATACAACTTGGCAAATGGAAATAAAACTACCTGTAAA GATGAAAAAATGcctctaaataaatttctccttctGATCGGAGCTGTATCCTACACAACATGTTTGGGa GTTGTCCCTCAGTTTGTGGTATCCCGCTACAGTTTCAACAGTCCAGCAATGTACACTTTCTTCAGAAAGATCTTGCCCGTTCCTGTACTTG CGATTGCCAGTGCTTTCAATGTGGCAGTAGTCCGAGGATCCGAATTTGAGAAAGGTGTTGAAGTTACAGATAAAAATGGAAATGTCGTAGGAATCTCCCAGGCAGCCGGAACCAAG GCAGTTAAAGACACAGCAGTTTCCAGAGCAGTATTAATTGGAACCACAGCAGCTGCACCTACCATGATTGTCAGCTATTTACAAAG GACAAATTTCATAAGAAGATTCCCACATGCTTTAGCTCCTATTGGCCATGTAACGACGATCTTGATCCTAGGATTAATGGTACCCATTTCCTTCAGCCTGTTTCCTCAGATGGGGAAG
- the sfxn4 gene encoding sideroflexin-4 isoform X3, which translates to MEGNVDQWRREGQSFFRRFLQLVDILDPTTLLASNKEIENAHTLLQSSQLKEVVKDEKIKEAVKLTLSSVHPDTGNVLPTVFRVSAFAPFASPLIIAILLPHKRMKPALLCQLLFQSYSAGYNLANGNKTTCKDEKMPLNKFLLLIGAVSYTTCLGVVPQFVVSRYSFNSPAMYTFFRKILPVPVLAIASAFNVAVVRGSEFEKGVEVTDKNGNVVGISQAAGTKAVKDTAVSRAVLIGTTAAAPTMIVSYLQRTNFIRRFPHALAPIGHVTTILILGLMVPISFSLFPQMGKINKSKLEPLIQANTTEDELYYNRGL; encoded by the exons ATGGAAGGGAATGTAGATCAGTGGAGAAGGGAAGGACAG TCTTTCTTCCGTAGGTTTCTTCAATTGGTGGACATCTTGGATCCTACAACATTACTCGCATCAAAT AAGGAAATAGAAAATGCTCACACTCTACTTCAGAGCAGCCAACTGAAGGAAGTGGTGAAAGATGAGAAG ATTAAAGAAGCTGTGAAACTTACCCTG TCTTCAGTTCATCCAGACACGGGGAATGTGCTGCCGACAGTGTTCCGTGTTTCAG CATTCGCACCATTTGCTAGTCCTTTG ATTATAGCAATACTTCTGCCTCACAAGAGGATGAAACCAGCTTTGCTTTGCCAG CTTCTCTTTCAGTCATACAGTGCAGGATACAACTTGGCAAATGGAAATAAAACTACCTGTAAA GATGAAAAAATGcctctaaataaatttctccttctGATCGGAGCTGTATCCTACACAACATGTTTGGGa GTTGTCCCTCAGTTTGTGGTATCCCGCTACAGTTTCAACAGTCCAGCAATGTACACTTTCTTCAGAAAGATCTTGCCCGTTCCTGTACTTG CGATTGCCAGTGCTTTCAATGTGGCAGTAGTCCGAGGATCCGAATTTGAGAAAGGTGTTGAAGTTACAGATAAAAATGGAAATGTCGTAGGAATCTCCCAGGCAGCCGGAACCAAG GCAGTTAAAGACACAGCAGTTTCCAGAGCAGTATTAATTGGAACCACAGCAGCTGCACCTACCATGATTGTCAGCTATTTACAAAG GACAAATTTCATAAGAAGATTCCCACATGCTTTAGCTCCTATTGGCCATGTAACGACGATCTTGATCCTAGGATTAATGGTACCCATTTCCTTCAGCCTGTTTCCTCAGATGGGGAAG
- the sfxn4 gene encoding sideroflexin-4 isoform X2, protein MEGNVDQWRREGQDCQLSRIELDSRISQNSHALTLITKFLTLKYLRVLKVQIKAKIVSESFFRRFLQLVDILDPTTLLASNIKEAVKLTLSSVHPDTGNVLPTVFRVSAFAPFASPLIIAILLPHKRMKPALLCQLLFQSYSAGYNLANGNKTTCKDEKMPLNKFLLLIGAVSYTTCLGVVPQFVVSRYSFNSPAMYTFFRKILPVPVLAIASAFNVAVVRGSEFEKGVEVTDKNGNVVGISQAAGTKAVKDTAVSRAVLIGTTAAAPTMIVSYLQRTNFIRRFPHALAPIGHVTTILILGLMVPISFSLFPQMGKINKSKLEPLIQANTTEDELYYNRGL, encoded by the exons ATGGAAGGGAATGTAGATCAGTGGAGAAGGGAAGGACAG gactgccaactctcacgcattgagcttGACtcgcgcatttcacaaaattctcatgctctcacgctgatcacaaaatttctcacgctcaaatatctgcgggtgctgaaagttcaaattaaagcaaaaattgtttcagAG TCTTTCTTCCGTAGGTTTCTTCAATTGGTGGACATCTTGGATCCTACAACATTACTCGCATCAAAT ATTAAAGAAGCTGTGAAACTTACCCTG TCTTCAGTTCATCCAGACACGGGGAATGTGCTGCCGACAGTGTTCCGTGTTTCAG CATTCGCACCATTTGCTAGTCCTTTG ATTATAGCAATACTTCTGCCTCACAAGAGGATGAAACCAGCTTTGCTTTGCCAG CTTCTCTTTCAGTCATACAGTGCAGGATACAACTTGGCAAATGGAAATAAAACTACCTGTAAA GATGAAAAAATGcctctaaataaatttctccttctGATCGGAGCTGTATCCTACACAACATGTTTGGGa GTTGTCCCTCAGTTTGTGGTATCCCGCTACAGTTTCAACAGTCCAGCAATGTACACTTTCTTCAGAAAGATCTTGCCCGTTCCTGTACTTG CGATTGCCAGTGCTTTCAATGTGGCAGTAGTCCGAGGATCCGAATTTGAGAAAGGTGTTGAAGTTACAGATAAAAATGGAAATGTCGTAGGAATCTCCCAGGCAGCCGGAACCAAG GCAGTTAAAGACACAGCAGTTTCCAGAGCAGTATTAATTGGAACCACAGCAGCTGCACCTACCATGATTGTCAGCTATTTACAAAG GACAAATTTCATAAGAAGATTCCCACATGCTTTAGCTCCTATTGGCCATGTAACGACGATCTTGATCCTAGGATTAATGGTACCCATTTCCTTCAGCCTGTTTCCTCAGATGGGGAAG
- the sfxn4 gene encoding sideroflexin-4 isoform X1 produces the protein MEGNVDQWRREGQDCQLSRIELDSRISQNSHALTLITKFLTLKYLRVLKVQIKAKIVSESFFRRFLQLVDILDPTTLLASNKEIENAHTLLQSSQLKEVVKDEKIKEAVKLTLSSVHPDTGNVLPTVFRVSAFAPFASPLIIAILLPHKRMKPALLCQLLFQSYSAGYNLANGNKTTCKDEKMPLNKFLLLIGAVSYTTCLGVVPQFVVSRYSFNSPAMYTFFRKILPVPVLAIASAFNVAVVRGSEFEKGVEVTDKNGNVVGISQAAGTKAVKDTAVSRAVLIGTTAAAPTMIVSYLQRTNFIRRFPHALAPIGHVTTILILGLMVPISFSLFPQMGKINKSKLEPLIQANTTEDELYYNRGL, from the exons ATGGAAGGGAATGTAGATCAGTGGAGAAGGGAAGGACAG gactgccaactctcacgcattgagcttGACtcgcgcatttcacaaaattctcatgctctcacgctgatcacaaaatttctcacgctcaaatatctgcgggtgctgaaagttcaaattaaagcaaaaattgtttcagAG TCTTTCTTCCGTAGGTTTCTTCAATTGGTGGACATCTTGGATCCTACAACATTACTCGCATCAAAT AAGGAAATAGAAAATGCTCACACTCTACTTCAGAGCAGCCAACTGAAGGAAGTGGTGAAAGATGAGAAG ATTAAAGAAGCTGTGAAACTTACCCTG TCTTCAGTTCATCCAGACACGGGGAATGTGCTGCCGACAGTGTTCCGTGTTTCAG CATTCGCACCATTTGCTAGTCCTTTG ATTATAGCAATACTTCTGCCTCACAAGAGGATGAAACCAGCTTTGCTTTGCCAG CTTCTCTTTCAGTCATACAGTGCAGGATACAACTTGGCAAATGGAAATAAAACTACCTGTAAA GATGAAAAAATGcctctaaataaatttctccttctGATCGGAGCTGTATCCTACACAACATGTTTGGGa GTTGTCCCTCAGTTTGTGGTATCCCGCTACAGTTTCAACAGTCCAGCAATGTACACTTTCTTCAGAAAGATCTTGCCCGTTCCTGTACTTG CGATTGCCAGTGCTTTCAATGTGGCAGTAGTCCGAGGATCCGAATTTGAGAAAGGTGTTGAAGTTACAGATAAAAATGGAAATGTCGTAGGAATCTCCCAGGCAGCCGGAACCAAG GCAGTTAAAGACACAGCAGTTTCCAGAGCAGTATTAATTGGAACCACAGCAGCTGCACCTACCATGATTGTCAGCTATTTACAAAG GACAAATTTCATAAGAAGATTCCCACATGCTTTAGCTCCTATTGGCCATGTAACGACGATCTTGATCCTAGGATTAATGGTACCCATTTCCTTCAGCCTGTTTCCTCAGATGGGGAAG